One window of the Salvia miltiorrhiza cultivar Shanhuang (shh) chromosome 6, IMPLAD_Smil_shh, whole genome shotgun sequence genome contains the following:
- the LOC130987954 gene encoding uncharacterized protein LOC130987954 isoform X8 gives MKRRKSQPVLRRRDCRRRCSGAVHELECELGIYWGYSRMPPELLCRVISSLQSTIEEGFPYHNDRNILLAAAIICLTKLFLCLPQRVSTICCWEKFQQRAPHSFRP, from the exons ATGAAGCGGCGCAAATCCCAGCCCGTTCTCCGCCGTCGCGACTGCCGCCGCCGATGTTCTGGAGCAGTTCATGAATTGGAGTGTGAATTGGGTATATATTGGGG ATATTCAAGAATGCCACCTGAGCTGCTCTGTAGGGTTATCTCTTCACTCCAATCAACAATTGAAGAGGGGTTTCCATATCATAATGATCGGAATATCTTGCTG GCTGCAGCAATTATTTGCTTAACTAAGCTCTTTCTGTGTCTGCCTCAACGTGTGTCAACAATATGCTGCTGGGAGAAGTTTCAACAG